A stretch of Rhinoderma darwinii isolate aRhiDar2 chromosome 4, aRhiDar2.hap1, whole genome shotgun sequence DNA encodes these proteins:
- the DRC8 gene encoding dynein regulatory complex protein 8 isoform X2, with protein MATAGSTSGRVTMESKHNNHGRREGGSREIGTIIRSLGCCPTEGELHDMLAEVEEEEPTGYIRFEKFLPMMTKVLLERKYRPIPEDVLLRAFEVLDEKGKGFLTKDELLKFMTEEGEPFTQEEMEEMISASVDPDKNIVPYKEYAAMMIVEDY; from the exons ATGGCGACGGCGGGATCTACCTCAGGACGCGTTACCATGGAATCCAAACACAACAATCATGGCCGAAGAGAAGGAGGCAGCAG GGAGATTGGGACAATCATCAGGTCCTTAGGATGTTGTCCGACTGAAGGGGAACTCCATGACATGCTTGCCGAG GTAGAGGAAGAAGAGCCTACAGGATACATTCGTTTCGAGAAGTTTTTACCGATGATGACTAAAGTGTTACTAGAGAGAAA GTACCGGCCAATACCTGAAGATGTTCTCCTGCGAGCATTTGAG GTTTTAGATGAAAAGGGAAAGGGATTCCTAACTAAAGATGAACTCCTCAAATTCATGACTGAAGAAG GTGAACCATTCACACAAGAGGAAATGGAGGAGATGATTTCAGCTTCTGTGGACCCAGACAAGAATATAGTTCCTTACAAGGAGTACGCTGCAATGATGATAGTAGAAGACTACTGA
- the DRC8 gene encoding dynein regulatory complex protein 8 isoform X1, with protein sequence MAEEKEAAEALVSDLQKRITESFEVFDHENNKTVDVREIGTIIRSLGCCPTEGELHDMLAEVEEEEPTGYIRFEKFLPMMTKVLLERKYRPIPEDVLLRAFEVLDEKGKGFLTKDELLKFMTEEGEPFTQEEMEEMISASVDPDKNIVPYKEYAAMMIVEDY encoded by the exons ATGGCCGAAGAGAAGGAGGCAGCAG AGGCTCTTGTGTCTGATCTCCAAAAAAGAATTACAGAATCGTTTGAAGTTTTTGACCATGAAAACAACAAAACTGTAGATGTCAG GGAGATTGGGACAATCATCAGGTCCTTAGGATGTTGTCCGACTGAAGGGGAACTCCATGACATGCTTGCCGAG GTAGAGGAAGAAGAGCCTACAGGATACATTCGTTTCGAGAAGTTTTTACCGATGATGACTAAAGTGTTACTAGAGAGAAA GTACCGGCCAATACCTGAAGATGTTCTCCTGCGAGCATTTGAG GTTTTAGATGAAAAGGGAAAGGGATTCCTAACTAAAGATGAACTCCTCAAATTCATGACTGAAGAAG GTGAACCATTCACACAAGAGGAAATGGAGGAGATGATTTCAGCTTCTGTGGACCCAGACAAGAATATAGTTCCTTACAAGGAGTACGCTGCAATGATGATAGTAGAAGACTACTGA